Genomic window (Acomys russatus chromosome 2, mAcoRus1.1, whole genome shotgun sequence):
ataaataaatcttaaaaatccaTCTtgctttatatataaatactataaaatttctgtcatgtttaattaaaacaatataacaGTGGTACTTTAGTGATGACTAGGTTAGACACAGAATGTTAGAAGGTTAGAAGGAAAAAGAGTGACCCTATATGATGAAAgataaaaaagacaaatgtgtCCACAGCCATACTATCCTGAACACACTTGGCCTTgtctgatctcagaagctaagcagggATGACAGCCCTTGGCTAATACTTGGATGGGTAGCACAATAAAGTGAAATGCATTTACTAACCTGAtctcatggtttttgttttgggtttattttcAGGCAAAAGGATTTTTGTGGAAGATGGAACTCTGTCCATTTTCCAGAATGTGTATCCAAGCCCATCAGTGGAACCTGACCTGACAGTGCTGTATCGAAATGCCTGAAGAGGACCCATATTTCTGCCTGAACCTACCATCCTCCTGAAAACATGGTTGTCTCAGCAATGTTGACTGCATCCCATACTGGGACATCCAATGCGACATTTGTGGTCTATGAAAACTCCCATGTGAATATTACAACCCCTCTACCATTTCAGCATCCTAGCACTGGCCCACTGCTTAGATACAGCCTTGAAACCATGACTAGCACTGGACTTAGTTCCTTGGCAGTGAACAGCACTGCTGTGACCCCAACACCAGCAGTTGTTAGGAGCCTAAACTTAGCTGTCCAGATCATCCTCTCGGCTATAATGATATTTATCctgtttgtgtcttttcttgggaACCTGGTTGTTTGCCTCATGGTTTACCAAAAAGCTGCCATGCGTTCTGCGATCAACATTCTTCTTGCCAGCCTGGCTTTCGCAGACATGCTTCTTGCAGTGCTGAACATGCCTTTTGCCCTGGTCACTATTCTTACCACCAGATGGATATTTGGGAAATTCTTCTGCAGGTTGTCCGCTATGTTCTTCTGGCTGTTTGTGATAGAGGGAGTTGCCATCCTGCTCATCATCAGCATCGATAGGTTCCTGATTATAGTTCAGAGGCAAGATAAGCTAAATCCGTACAGGGCTAAGGTCCTCATCGCAATCTCCTGGGCAACTGCTTTCTCTGTAGCTTTTCCTTTGGCTGTGGGAAACCCTGATCTGCAGATACCTTCTCGAGCCCCACAGTGTGTGTTTGGGTACACAACCAATTCTGGATACCAGGCTTATGTGATTTTGATTTCACTCATTTCCTTCTTTATACCATTCCTGGTAATACTCTATTCATTCATGGGCATCCTCAACACCCTTCGACACAATGCCTTGAGGATTCACAGCTACCCAGAAGGGATATGCCTAAGCCAGGCCAGCAAACTTGGTCTCATGAGTCTACAGCGACCCTTCCAAATGAGCATCGACATGGGCTTTAAAACACGTGCCTTCACCACCATTTTGATCCTCTTTGCTGTTTTCATTGTCTGCTGGGCTCCGTTTACCACGTACAGCCTTGTGGCTACCTTCAGTGAGCACTTTTACTATCAGCACAACTTCTTTGAGATTAGCACCTGGCTGCTCTGGCTCTGCTACCTCAAGTCTGCATTGAACCCACTGATATACTACTGGAGGATTAAGAAGTTTCATGATGCCTGCTTGGACATGATGCCCAAGTCCTTCAAGTTCTTGCCACGGCTCCCTGGTCACACGAGGCGACGGATACGTCCCAGTGCTGTCTATGTGTGTGGGGAACATCGGACGGTGTTGTGAATGCTGGAACTCTGAGACATTTGGTGTGATTAGGGTTCTTTATTGACTGAAATTTTTTCATATGGCTTCTaaacttttattagtttttatagtgtgtgtgtgtgtgtgtgtgtgtgtgtgtgtgtgtgtgtgtaaaaaagaGTGGTAAATACTTTGATCCTGAAACCAAGGATATACTTTAACTTTAAGTAAGTGGTCACATATGTTTACCTCTAGGTGAAGAAAACGTTAGAGCGTGTGTTGGGGGGCAATTTTTGTTAGTTTAGTtgactggttttatttttgtagcaTGAATCAGGATTGTGCTTCATTGAACCTGCCGTTAACTTGAATTGTAGGTGGTTTTTATGCTGCTGAGGTATGCTTGGCTGAGTTCAtcagtttcttttccatttctacaAGACACTGCTGCTCTTTGCCATCATATTGGAGTCAAAGCCCTATGCATATCCATTGTTAGATAggtagttttatttaaaaatgaaacccaAGGAGGTTAGTGGCATTGAAAAGGTTGTTGTTACAGTTTACTTTGGTGCACTTTAAGAGACAATGTACAGATTAATTCAATTGTGTTTCTTAGAACCATTTTTATACATGACATGTTGTGCTTTGGGGGACACGTGCTTAAGGTATCTAGTAAGTTTTTATTAAAAGTGTTTTAGCTGCATGTATGATTTTAAAAGGAACATAAACACGTAGGATTTTTCTAAGAGCAATGATGAGTTTTCAGAGCACCAGGAAAACACTGAGGAGGCACATCACTGGGGCAAATTTCGGGGAGAAGCAGAATGAGAGAGTGGCTGGCTCAGCTTGTGGCCAGCTGCTCATTCAAACATTGTTACCCAGTTAGAGAGACAGGGCCACTACTCGGCAGTGGTGCTGTATGCAGGGCACTGTGCACGATGTTATCCttgtgcctctttttttttttttttttagctgtaggTATCAATTACTTCCTTTCTAAGAGTGAAGAAAAACAAGGTTCAGAGGGAGAAAACTCTTGCCTAGAGATTTTGATAGAGCTGCGCTCCAAATATCTGAGCTGCAGATTCAGCTGTTCCATTGTGCGACATAGATTCCTCACTCATTTCGAACCTGTCAGAGTCAAGGGAACTTcacacattctttttattttattttatttgtgttctctctctctctctctctctctctctccctccctccctccctctctctacttcttttttgttttgagacagggttgcatgAAGCTCAAGCAGGCCTTGAAGTTTCTGTGTCTGAAAAAGGCTTGGAGTTTCTAAAGGAAACAGATGATTCACCCACTTTCAAATGAAACTGAAATCTgaagataaatataaatttgaaaataagatgATTTTTTGATCTATAGAACATGTGACCGACAGCTACTGAGTGCTCAGTAGAGCTGCTGTGTGGGGCTCTTACTCTGGCAGTTTCAGACGTGTTCCAACAATCTCTCTGTGCTTTGATGTGTTCAGTGGTAGGGCCTTGTGTCTCAGTGCTTGCCTTAGCAGAGCTAAAGGTGTGAACAAACTCAGAGGTATGTCTTCCACAGAGAAGGGAAGATAAAGCCTGATCTGAGCTCAGATGGACCATACTAGCCCAGGCTTTGGATTTCTCATTCTTTGGTCAGATGCTGTCCTCCACCCATGGCTCACCTAGTAACCTAGCTGGCAGGAGTGGAACCCTGACTACAGCCAAAGGGGCTGAGAGTGTGGCTTTCTGACTACATTCTGAGCTATGGCAGTATCTTAACACAGATGTACAGCGCCTTTGTAGAATTTTACTGCTTTGTGAGCCATTAGGAAAAACAAGCCTGTGTTTCTTCAGCTGGAAAAACCCAAGTTACATTGCAAGAATTGCTGAGTTCTTACCCAActctgaggtttttcttttttccttgtatcCAAGTATAGTTGGGAGAGCCGAGCCAATGTCTTGAGTCATGACTGTAGTCTGGTCTCCAGCATTACTTTACTTTTGTTAGTTGTTTCTTAAAATGGGTGTCTGAAGAGCTCTAGTATGGTCGTCAGGAATTGCGCTGCTGGAAATTTGTTGACAGCACCAAAGACCTGGGAATTCCTGCTCTTGAGGCAATTTGAGGCAATTGCAGTGGTGTTGGCATTCACCCTCTGCTTAAACAGCTCTAGGGACTAGTGAACACTATTTGCCACATTATGTTGAGACCATTGCATATGATAGCCACCTacctctttaatttttaatttatatttattaaaggtAAATATGTCTTTGTCCATTGGCATCATATAGGACTTAAACACTGTGTTAGGTATAAGCAGCATGTTGAAATGCATTCTACTTTCCATGGTCAATATGAACTGGGTTTTAAGCAGATATTAATGCAGATGTTGAAAGTTCAACGTTCCAGAAAGTCAGTGCTGTGAATATTGATGCATACTGGTAGCTTTTGAGATGCCTTTTGTGACTGGAGTTGAACTGAGTTTCACGCTCTGTATTCTTGTGTCTGTGCAGTGGGAGGTACTTTCTTCTGGTCCACGGCCTTTGGTGAGTGCTCAGGAGAGACTGCTGAGTCAGCATGCACAGCCATGGGGAAGGAGACATTGGACAACAGCTCTTGTTACACTGGATAATCTGGTCAGATGACAGTTTACAagtcactttaaatatttttattgtatatacattttgAAAGCTTTAGGAAAAATATTATGGTGCACTGTCAAGGAATTCAGATGCACACTTGCACGCTGACTATTACTCCATGTTTTCTTGATGGGGTAAATAACCACTACTCACCACTGCTCACAGACATAATCATAAACTGTTTATTTTTCCTCCTAGCTAATATGATGCATgaaagagataaaatatttgttgttaaaaaaaaagagtaaagagaaTTTTCAAATAGTTGGCAGTAGTGATGTTTAAACTTCAAAAGTGTTTGAATATCCCCAGGGAAGGCGAGGAATACAGATTCCTGGGCCTCTGGGACAATGGTTAGACACAggaatgttcattttctttttcttgagtgTTTTGCCCAATTCTGGTTCAGATGGTCCCTAAATGCTCCTGTAGAAAATCAGAATCTCATTTAAATACTGTCCGCTTTATCTTTAAGTAGTTGTGTGTTGGAAGCCAGTGGTGACCCACAATGAAAGGCAGTCTACATAATCTGTGCCTGCCCAGTTGCCATGTGTGCTCAGGAGGACTTGGCCAGCATCagctttactttcttttcacTGGCAAATCTGATGAACCCTCTGGTTTCTCAGTAGGGGTCAAGGAATGACTCACTAATTGTGAGTCATGACTTCCAGAAGGCTAATTAGTATAGTATTTCTTTCCTGCAGATGTCTCTATAGGGCATCTCTTTATTATATGTAATTTCCTGAAGAGAGTGAGGGAAATATAAAAGCTCGTCTAATTCGTAGTTCTCTGCTTAGACCAGTTGCTCAATTGAAgcatgaagtaaaataaaataaccttttaaTCTTCAAACTTTTGTTGGtgacaaagatatttttatttcattgatctcTGCTTTGTTTACatgaaaatatgtatgtataggtCACAAATATTTCTACATGCTTGCCCTTTTATCCTGTCATGATTTTTGTTCGAGTTAAAGTACTACCAGTTTCAAATTTATTCCCATAACCATAATTTTGACGAACTGCCTTCATTGAAGATTCAACTTTTATAATAAGGGATAAAAATATCAAAGCACATGTTTGTTACTGCAAGTAGATGTTAATAAATTTCTTAGCTATCTATAGGTACTTGTcatttgtaattaaaattaatttattttaaaatggtacCTAGCccttaatgaaagaaaaacttttcATTTGGGGTTGTAACTTTAAATATCAAAACTATGTTTATTTGTTAATATTCTTATTACAATCAAGAAAAGAGCTaccaataagaaaatgaataaatgtttaatatttctaaactggagttgtttctttcttt
Coding sequences:
- the Gpr63 gene encoding probable G-protein coupled receptor 63, which encodes MVVSAMLTASHTGTSNATFVVYENSHVNITTPLPFQHPSTGPLLRYSLETMTSTGLSSLAVNSTAVTPTPAVVRSLNLAVQIILSAIMIFILFVSFLGNLVVCLMVYQKAAMRSAINILLASLAFADMLLAVLNMPFALVTILTTRWIFGKFFCRLSAMFFWLFVIEGVAILLIISIDRFLIIVQRQDKLNPYRAKVLIAISWATAFSVAFPLAVGNPDLQIPSRAPQCVFGYTTNSGYQAYVILISLISFFIPFLVILYSFMGILNTLRHNALRIHSYPEGICLSQASKLGLMSLQRPFQMSIDMGFKTRAFTTILILFAVFIVCWAPFTTYSLVATFSEHFYYQHNFFEISTWLLWLCYLKSALNPLIYYWRIKKFHDACLDMMPKSFKFLPRLPGHTRRRIRPSAVYVCGEHRTVL